GGATGCGAGCCGGTGGCGATCAGCAGGCGGTCGTAGTCTTCGAAATGGCCGTCGGCGAACAGCACGCGCCGCTGGTCGGTGTCGAGCGACACCGCGCGCCCGCGCAGCTCGCGGATGCGCAGGCGGTCGAAATGGCCGGGGTCCTTGCGCAGCCAGGTGCCGCGTTCGTCGATGTTCTCTTCGAGCAGGTAGGGAATGGCCATGCGCGAGTACGGCGGGGCATCCTCGCTGCCGACCATGACGATTTCGTCCTGCGGCGCGGCACGGCGCAGGGTTTCGGCCGCGACCACGCCGGCCGGGCCGTTGCCGAGTATCAGGTGTTTCATTGCTAGTCCTCGATGGCAGGCCGGCCGCGCCCTTGCGGGCGCGACCGGCGATCGTCGGCGCGGACGGGCGCAGCGGCCCGTCCGCGCGCCCTTACAGCCCCAGCCGCGCGAGCGTTTCGGCGGTGGGGGCACCCTCGGGGGTCCACCCGCGCACCTTGTAGTACTCGGGCAGCATCTTGGACAGCTCGTTCACCATGCCCTTGGCGGGACCGGACTTGGCGGGCTCGCTGGTCAGGCGCGGCGGCAGGTTGTCGTCGGCGGCGGTGAAGCCGGCGGCGTTGTTGAAGCGGCGCTCCATGTTCCAGATCCGCTCGCCCACTTCGTTGAGCTTCTCCATGCTCCAGTCGCCTTCGCACGCGGCGGCGAGTTGCGGCTGCACGTCGGCCAGCGTCCACGCGAAGCTGGTGAACACGCAGATGCCGGCGGCATCGAACACCGCGGTGGCGTCCTGGAAGGCCTTGACCAGTTCCGGCTTGCCTTCGGTGGCGTGCGGGTCGGTCTTCACCGGAATGCCGAGCACTTCGGAGGCAATCGTGTAGCCGCGCAGGTGGCAGGCGCCGCGGTTGGAAGTGGCATAGGCGAGGCCGATGCCCTGCACGCCGCGCGAGTCGTAAGCCGGAAACTCCTGGCCCTTCACGCTCATCGACAGTTCCGGATGGCCGTACTTGGCGCACAGCCGCTTCGAGCCGAGGCCGATCTCCTTGCCGAAGCCTTCGCCGTTGGCGGTCATCTCCACCAGTCGCGCCAGCGCTTCCGCCGAGCCGAAGGGCGCGTCGATGCCGATCTGCTCCTTCGTCAGCACGCCCATCTCATACAGCTCCATCACCGCACCGATGGTGGCGCCGAAGGAGATCGGGTCCATGCCCTGCTCGTTGCAGATCAGGTTGGCGTACTGCAGCGCCTCCAGATCGCCCACGCCGTTGGCGGCGCCCAGCGCCCACGCGGCCTCGTACTCCAGGCCGCCGGAGGCGCCCCAGTACTTCGGGCTGTTCTTGACCGTGAAGTGACCCTTGTCGATCTCGGAGATGCGGCCGCAGGCGATGGTGCAGCCGAAGCAGGCGGCATTGGTGACGAGGTGGGCCTTGCCGTCGGTCGGCCGCTTCTCGTGCATCGCCTCGGCGGAGATCTTGCCCGCGTCCTCGAACTGCACGTCGCGGTGGTTGCGCGTGGGCAGCGCACCCATCTCGTTGATGACGTTCATCAGCACCTGGGTGCCGTACTTGGGTAGACCTTCGCCGGTGACCGCGTTGTCGGCGAGCACTTTCTTGGCCGCGGTGGTCGCCTGCAGGAAGGCGCCGAAGTCCTTGATGCCGGAGACGCCCTGGGTGCCGCGCAGCGCGACCGCCTTGAGGTTCTTCGAGCCCATCACCGCGCCCACGCCGGAGCGGCCGGCGGCACGGTGGAGATCGTTCACCACGCAGGCGAACAGCACCTGGTTTTCACCCGCGCTGCCGATCGAGGACACGCGCACCAGCGGATCCTGCAGCTCGTGCTTGATCGTTTCCTCGGTTTCCCAGCAGCTCTTGCCCCACAGGTGGCCGGCGTCGCGCAGTTCGGCCTTGTCGTTTTCGATGTACAGGTACACCGGCTTCGGCGACTTGCCTTCGAAAATCACCATGTCCCAGCCGGCGAACTTCAGCTCCGCGCCAAAGAAGCCGCCCGAGTTGGAGCACGCGATCGCACCGGTGAGCGCACCCTTGGTCACCACGGTGTAGCGGCCGCCGGTGGAGGCCATGGTGCCGGTCAGCGGCCCGGTGGCCATGATCATCTTGTTTTCGGGGGACAGCGGATCGACCTTGGGATCGATCTCTTCCACCAGGTACTTGGTCGCCAGACCGCGCGAGCCCAGGTATTCCTGCGCCCATTCCATGTTCAGCGGTTCTTCGGTGCAGGTGCCCGCGGTCAGGTTCACCCGCAGGACTTTACGGTTCCAGCCCATATTGCTCTCCTCAGGCGGCGGTGGCGGGGGTGTTGGCCTTGGCGGCCCAGGCGCGCATCTTGTCCAGCCCGGTCCAGTCGGCATCCACGTAGGTGATGGCACCGGTGGGGCAGGCCTTGGCACAAGCGGGGTCGCCCTCGCACAGGTCGCACTTCTGCACCTTGCCGGTGGCCTGGTTGTAGTTGATCGTGCCGAACGGACAGGAGATCGTGCAGACCTTGCAGCCGACACAGGTGTCGTCGAACACCATCTTGGCGCCGGTCGTCAGGTCGAGGCGGATTGCGTCGACCGGGCAGGAGTGCATGCACCACGCCTCGGTGCACTGGGTGCACGTGTAAGGCACCTTGCGCCCTTCGTGCTCGAAGCTGAAGACCTTGATCCGCGACTTGCTCGGATTGATGACCCCGGTGTGCTCGTAGGAACAGGCCATCTCGCATTGGAGGCAGCCGGTGCACTTGGCAGGGTCAATGTGCAGTGATTTCCACATCGAATTCTCCTCGTCCTTTCATTGTTGCGTTGGTGTAGCAGCACCTATGAAGCACACTTCATACCGGTCTGCGAACTTCATCTCCAAGGGCCGGCCTGCGTAAAAATCCCGGGGAGTGAAAGGGGTGGCGCCGATCAGCCGATGCGGCCGATCTTGCGGTACAGGGTGTTGCGGCTGATGCCGAGGCGGCGCGCCGCGGCGGAGACGTTGCCGCCCACCTCGCGCATCACCACGGCGATCGCTTCCAGCTCGATCTCGTCCAGACTGCGGCCCCCGGTGGCGATACCGGCCGCCGGCTGGCCAAGCGGCGTCACCACCGACGAGGGACGCTCGTCCGGACGGTGGCGGTCGCCTTCGGTCATGGTGTCGGCGCCGAACAGCTCCTCGGGCAGGTGCAGCGGACGGATCTCGTCCTCGTCGTCGTCGAGCAGCGCCACCGCCACGCGGATGACGTTCTGCAGCTGGCGCACGTTGCCCGGCCACGGGTAGCGCTCGAAGAAGTCCATCACCTCGGCGCCGATGCGTATCCGGCGCCCGTCGCCGGCCTCCGCGGCGAGGATGTTGTTGACGATCCGCCCGATGTCGCCCCGCTCGCGCAGCGGCGGCAGGGTGACCGTCAGCCCGTTCACCCGGTAGTAGAGATCCTCGCGGAAGCTGCCCTTCTGCACCGCCTCGCGCAACAGGCGGTGGGTGGCGCACACCAGCGAGATATCCACCGGCACCTGCCGCACCGAGCCGATCGGCGTGACGCTGCGCTCCTGCAGCACGCGCAGCAGCCGCGCCTGCATGCCCAGCGGCATGTCGCCGATCTCGTCGAGGAACAGGGTGCCGCCGTGCGCCTGCTGGATCTTGCCGACCGCACCTTCGCGCCGTGCGCCCGTGAAGGCCCCGCCGACATAGCCGAACAGTTCGGACTCGATCAGGTTTTCGGGAATCGCCGCACAGTTGAGCGCAACGAAGGGGCCATCGCGGCGCGGGCCGCTGAAGTGGAAAGCGCGCGCGAAGAGTTCCTTGCCCACGCCGGACTCGCCCTGGATCAGCAGCGGAATGTCCTTGCCGATGACCTTCCCGGCGCGGTCTAGCGCCAGCTGCAGGCGGCTGTCGCCGGTGGCAAGGCAGGCCAGGGTTACCCGGCCGTCGCGCGGTATGGCTTCGGTCGCATCGGCCTTTGCCGTCACGGCAGGACGCGCCGGAGCGCTGCCGCCGACCGGCTCGGTGCGCGGCGGCAGGCTGCTCTTGAGCCGGGTGTAGATACGCTCGCCGCGCCGTGCCTCCAGCATCTGCAGCGAAGCCGGATCACGCCGGGAGCGGTCGAAGAAGACGTCGAGCGAGACGCGGAACACGCTGCTGAAGGCGAGCCCGCCCGGGCCGATGTCGGTAATGCCGAGCGCCTCGCGCGCAGCCGGGTTGGCGCCGACGATGCAGCCATCGGCCGACACCGCGAGCAAGCCCTCCTGCAGGCTGCCCACGCATTCCGGCCGCGCGTGCACCGCGATCAGCACCTGGCGCGCGAAATCGACCTCGAACAGCCGCTTCTCCAGCAGCTGCGCGGCCAGCCTCACCAGCCCCATGGTGTGGCGCTGGTTGCTGCGATAGTCGCCGGAAATGTCGAGCACCCCGGCGAGCATGCCGCAGGGCTTGAACACCGGCGCCGCGCTGCAGGTGAGGATGCCGTTGCGCTCGAGGAAGTGCTCCGCGCCGAGCACTTCGGCCGGGCGCTGTTCGATCAGCGCGATGCCCACCGCGTTGGTGCCGCGCGCGGCCTCGTCCCACGAGGCACCGGGCTGCAGCGCGACGCGCTGGGCGCGGGCGATGAAGTCGGGGTCGCCGAGGCTGTGCAGGATGACGCCGTCGACGTCGGCGAGCAGCACCATGCTGCCGCTGGCCCGGATCTGCTCGAAGACGTGCTCCATGATGCCCGCCGCCTGGGTCAGCAGGTGCTCGCTGCGCTCGCGCACCTCCGCCAGCCGCGAGCGGCCGGCCGGATCACCGGCAACCGTGGATTGCGCCGACACCCCGCCGTCGCGGCAGCGCTGCCAGGAGCGCAGTACCTCGGCAGGCAGATCACCGTCGGGATCGTCGCCGAGGTCGAAGAAGCGCCGACGCGCTTCCTGCACCCGCAGGACGTGGGTGTCCTCGGCCGTAGCCAGACCTTTCATCCCTCCTCCTCCTTCTTCTCGTCCCCCGCCTCGTTTTTTGTTTTTGGCGGGTGTCACAAAACTTAGCACTTGCCACGTTTCGCAGCAACGAGGCCGCAAACATGGTCAGACCCGGTTGTCAGCAAGTTCCTTGCCACTATGCATGAAAAGGCCACCCCGCGAACCCGCCCTTTCCGTGCCGGGCGGCGCCCTCAACGTGCCCCACCGGAGCGCCGCGCTCGACTTGGCACAGCGTTTGCAGTAAGGGAGGCATTCCGGCCTCGACCGGGACGGCCCCGGGGACGGGCCTCGACAAACAGCCAAAGCAAAGGAAGTGGAAGACATGAACACCCAGGAGACGATCACCCGCAAGCTGCGCAACGCCGTGATGGCGGCCCTGTTGAGCGGTGCAGCCGGCCTGGCCGGCGCACACGGCGACGTCACGCCGCAAGCCGTGGACGTGAGTTCGCTGAAGGCGCTGGGCGCCGACTGGCGCGCGACCAACCCCTACCGCGGCGAGAAGGAAGCCGTCCGCATCGGCGACTCCGCGTTCAACCAGAACTGTGCGCGCTGCCACGGCCTGGGTGCGGTGTCCGGCGGCATCGCGCCCGACCTGCGCTTCCTGCCCAAGGGTGACGAGGGTGACGAGATCTTCATGCAGCGCATCCGCCACGGCTCCACCCGCGGCGGCCGCGTCTACATGCCTCCGTTCGAAGGTATCCTGCCGCAGGAAGCCATGTGGGCGATCCGTGCCTGGCTGGAGACCGTACATGAAGACTGATTCACTGCGCGCACTGGTACTGGCCTGCGGCCTGCTGCTCGGAAGCGCCCACACCGCCTGCGCCGCCGACGCGCAGGCGGCGTCCGCGCTCGAAGTCCAGCAGCCCGGGCGCCTGCGGATCGCCGTCTACGACAGCTTTCCGCCCTACTCGGCCAAGGGCCGCGGCATCGACATCGCGCTCGGGCGCGAACTCGCGCGGCGCGTTGGACTGGAGCCGGAAGTGGTCGAGTTCAAGGCCGACGAGGACATGAACGACGACCTGCGCAACATGGTGTGGAAGGGCCACTACCTGGGGACGCGGCCGGCCGACGTGATGCTGCATGTGCCGGTGGACAAGCGGCTTGCCGACGCCAACGAGCAGGTGAAGATCTTCGGCCCCTACCACCTCGAATCGCTCGCGATCGTGCGCGATCCCAAGCGCGTGCCGCCTGTGACCGGCTCGGCCGCGAAGGCGCTGGAAGTCTTCACGCGCGAGAAGGTCGGCGTGGAGGTCGCTTCGCTGGCCGACGACTTCCTGCTCGGCGCACTCAACGGCCGCCTGCGCAGCAACGTCACCCACTTCCCCACGGTGGCCGAGGCGGTTGCGGGGCTTCAGCGCGGCGACGTGGTCGCGGTGATGGCAACCCGCGCCGAAATCGAGGCCGCGCTCGGGCAGCAAGGCGCCGGCCGCTTCGAGCTGACGCCGGTGTCGATGCCCGAACTGCGTATCAAGGGCTGGGCGCTCGGCATGGCCGTGAAGGCCGAGCACGAGGCGTTGGCCGACGCGCTCGGGAAGGCGATGATGGATGTGCAGCGTGACGGCACGCTGGTGCGCATCTTTGCCGAACACGGCGTCACCCACCAGACGCCCTGACCCGCGTTTCGCCGCGCTCCGCACCCCCAATGCGGCGCGCGGCGAAACCATTTGCGGAACTGCCGCTCCCAGAACCGGTAACACCCCAGCCCGGCCCACGAACCGGGCATCACACAACGGAGGCAGCATGCGCCACAGTCCACGCCTGATTGCGGCGCTGATCGGCGGGCTTTTCATGCCCGCCGTCGGCGTTTCCGCTCCCCTGGCCTACGTCGCCAACGAAAAGTCCGGCACCGTCAGCGTCATCGACACGAGCACCGACACCGTCGTCCGCACCCTGCAACCCAGCCAGCGCCCGCGCGGCATCGCCATCGCGCCGGACGGCAAGCGCCTGTACCTGACCGATGAGCCTACCGCGGCGCTCGTCGTAGTCGATACCGAAAGCGGCCGCACGGTGGCGAACTGGAAAGTCGGCGACTCGCCCGAAGGGGCCCATGTGTCCGACGATGGCAAACTGATCTCGGTGGCCGTCGAGGAAGAGGACAAGGTCGCCTTGCTCGACGCCGCCAGCGGCCAGATTCTGGCCAAGATCCCCGTAAAGGGCGAGAACCCCGAACACGCGGTGTTCAGCCCCGACGGGCGCTGGCTGTACGCCAGTGCCGAGGACGCGGAGCAGGTCGATGTGATCGAGGTATCCAGCCGCCGCCAGGTGGCGCAGATTCCCGTCGGCAAGCGGCCGCGCGGCATCGGCTTCACGCCGGACGGCAAGCGCGCCTACGTGGCCTGCGAACTCGCCAGCACGGTGTATGCGATCGACGTCGCGACCCACAAGGTAGTGGCGTCGATTCCCGCCGGCAACTTCTCCAACGGCATCGCGATCACCCCGGACGGCAAGCGCGTGTTCGTCTCCAACGGCCGCGACGGCACGGTGATGGCGATCGATACCGCAAGCAACAAGATGATCGCGACGATTCCGGTCGGACAACGGCCGTGGAACATGGCGATCACGCCCGACGGCGCCAAGCTCTACGTCGCCAACGGCCGTTCCGGCTCGGTCAGCGTGATCGACACAGTGCAGCTCAAGCGCATTGGCGAAGTCAGCGTCGGCGAACTGCCCTGGGGGGTGGCGATACGATGAACATTCCGCGCTACGACCGCGGTGCGATCGCGCTGCACTGGCTGCACGCCATCCTGGTGGTGGGCTTGCTGGGCTGGGGGCTCTACATGAGCGACCTGCCGAAGGGGCCCGAGCGCAGCTTCGCGATCGGACTGCACAAGTCCTTTGGCGTGGTGGCGTTGCTGGTGGTGGCGCTGCGGCTGTGGTGGCGGCTGGCGCACCCGGTGGCACCGGACCCGCGCCTGGGTGCCCTGGAGCAGCGCCTGGCCGGCGCCGGGCACATTGCCTTGTACGTGCTGCTGGTGGCGACGCCGCTCGCGGGCTATCTGTCGAGCAGCTTCACGCAGTATCCGATGAAGGTGTTCGGCCTCGCGATTCCCAAGGCGGGCTGGCCGGACGAGGCGCTCAACGCCTTCTTCAACGGCGCCCACAAACTCTTCGCGTGGACGCTGCTGGTGCTGCTGGTTGGCCATGTGGCGGCGGTGGTCATCCACGCGCTGCGGGGCCAGCCGGTGCTGGTGCGCATGCTGCCGGCGCGCAACAGACCGGGCTGAACACCTGTACCACTGCGATACAGGTGTTCCATTCCTGAACACCTGTATCGCCCTTTACGGGGCAGCGATCAGTTCGGCGCGCCGCTCAGGATCCACGCAATTACCGCCTTCAGGTCGGCATCGCTGATCTTTTCCGGATCGTTCGGCGTCATCGGAATCTGACCCCACACGCCCGCGCCACCTTCGCGCACCTTGGCGAACAGTTTCGCCGGCGCATCGGCCTGACCCTGGTACTTTGCAGCGACGTCGCGGTAGGCCGGCCCCACCATCTTCTTGTCGACGGCGTGACAGGCGACGCAACGCGCCTTCTTGGCCAGATCGATCGACGCGGCAGCCGGTTGGACGAAGCCCGCCGCAGCGATGGCGGCGAAAACGAGGAATCCCTTCTTCATGGTGACTTTCCTTGGATTGATGGAGGGTTGGGGTAAAGAGCGGTGTGGTGCGCTCACACGACGCCGGCGGCGACGAGTTCGGCCCACTCATTATCGGTAAACAGGCGCGAGCGGGTGAGAAAGCAACGCCCTTCGCCGCCTTCCAGCGAGAACATGCCACCCTGCCCATCGACCACGTCGATGATCAACTGCGTGTGCTTCCAGTACTCGTACTGCTGGCGCCCGATGTAGAACGGGCTGTCGCAGATTTCGCCCAGCAGCACGTCAGCGCTGCCGACCAGGAACTCGCCGCGCGGATAGCACATCGGCGCGCTGCCGTCGCAGCATCCACCGGACTGATGGAACATCACCGGCCCGTGCTTGGCGATCAACAGTTCGATGAAAGCCTGCGCCTCGGGCGTCGCAATCACCCTGGAAATCATGGTCCACTCCTCACCGATCGGGCGCACACCCGGCCGGCAAAAAAATCGGGCGGCCGGAGCCGCCCGTAACTCATCCGCAAGCGGGCGAGGGAGAGAGGAGAACAGCAGTTGAAACACCACCCGGCAACCGGCGCAAGCACGCGCCGGCCGCGAGTCAGTTTGCGGTCCGTCCATCCGCCGGTGAGAGCGGAGCGGGCAGACCGCGCCTTCAGGCTCAGAAGAAGCCGAGCGCCTTCGGGCTGTAGCTCACCAGCAGGTTCTTGGTCTGCTGGTAGTGGTCGAGCATCATCTTGTGGGTTTCGCGGCCGATGCCGGACTGCTTGTAGCCACCGAACGCGGCGTGCGCCGGGTAGAGGTGGTAGCAGTTGGTCCACACGCGGCCGGCCTTGATGTTGCGGCCCATGCGGTAGGCGGTGGAGCCGTCGCGCGACCACACGCCGGCGCCCAGGCCGTACAGCGTGTCGTTGGCGATGGAGAGCGCCTCGGCCTCGTCCTTGAAGGTGGTCACCGACAGCACCGGCCCGAAGATTTCCTCCTGGAAGATGCGCATCTTGTTGTGGCCCTTGAACACCGTCGGCTGGACGTAGTAGCCCTCGGCGAGTTCGCCGCCGAACTTGGCTTCGCCGCCACCGGCCAGCAGCTGCGCGCCTTCTTCCTTGCCGAGTTCGATGTAGGACAGGATCTTCTTCATCTGCTCGGTGGAGGCCTGGGCGCCGATCATGGTCTCGGTGTCGAGCGGGTTGCCCTGCTTGATCGCCTTGACGCGGGCCAGCGCGCGGTCCATGAAACGGTCGTAGATGGATTCGTGGATCAGCGCGCGCGACGGGCAGGTGCACACTTCACCCTGGTTGAGCGCGAACAGCACGAAGCCTTCCACCGCCTTGTCGAAAAACTCGTCGTCGGCCGCGGCCACGTCCTGGAAGAAGATGTTGGGCGACTTGCCGCCCAGTTCCAGCGTCACCGGGATGATGTTCTGCGACGCGGCCTGCATGATCAGGCGGCCGGTCGTGGTGGAGCCGGTGAAGGCGATCTTGGCGATGCGGCTGCTGGTGGCCAGCGGCACACCGGCTTCGCGGCCGAGGCCATTGACGATGTTGAGCACGCCGGCGGGCAGCAGGTCGGCGATCAGTTCTGCGATCACCAGGATGCCGACCGGGGTCGATTCGGCGGGCTTCAGCACCACCACGTTGCCCGCGGCCAACGCCGGCGCCAGCTTCCATGCCGCCATCAGGATCGGGAAGTTCCACGGAATGATCTGGCCGACAACGCCCAGCGGCTCGTGGAAGTGGTAGGCGACGGTGTTCTCGTCGAGTTCGGCGAGCGAGCCTTCCTGGGCGCGGATGCAGCCGGCGAAGTAGCGGAAGTGATCGATGGCCAGCGGGATGTCGGCGGCCATGGTCTCGCGGATCGGCTTGCCGTTATCGACGGTCTCGGCGTAGGCGATCAGTTCGAGGTTCTGCTCCAGGCGGTCGGCGATGCGGCACAGCGTGTTGGCGCGCTCGATGACCGAGGTGCGGCCCCACTTGTCGGCGGCGGCGTGGGCGGCATCGAGCGCGAGGTTGATGTCTTCCTCGGTCGAACGGGCCACCTGGCAGAAGGGCTTGCCGGTAATCGGCGTGATGTTGTCCATGTACTGGCCACGGACCGGCGCAACCCACTTGCCGCCGATGAAGTTGTCGTAGCGGCTCTTGAACTGGACTTTGGCGCCTGCCTTGCCGGGCATCTCGTAAATCATTGGGGTCTCCTTCCTATTGCTGTGAGTGAACGCTGCTTTGCGTGCCACCCCCTGTGCAGGGTGCGTGCCAGCCGCGGAGAAGTGACCCTCGGATTTATTCTTCTTATTGATTAATAAGCAGTTTGCTCGTTACAAGAAGTAAGGGCCGGAAACCGGACGCCGCGCTGCACAAACTGCGCTGCTCCATTCCGAAACACGTGCTTCACTATTCAGCATATGCAGCCGATGACGACGCTCGGGCCGTCCCGCGCGGGGGTGCCGCACACGCTGGCGCCATCGCCGACGCAGCTGGAACACGCCAAATGAAAGCCAAGCGGCATGAGTTTTGCTCGTGCAGCACATGGACTCCGCAACACCTCCGATCCCGCTTTCTGCCGCGTTGCGCGAATCGTGGGCGCGTTGCCATCGCCATGGCCTCGATCCGGATGAGCCGCTGCCCACCCACGCGTTGGCGCGGGCGGACCTCGCCGACCGCCTGGAAGCCAACGCGCGGCTACTGACCTTCTCGCGCCCGGTGATCGAGAACCTGTACCGCCAGATCGACTGCCCCGCCTCCACCGTGCTGCTGACCGACAGCCAGGGGCTGATCCTTTCTGCGCTCGGTGACACGGCCTTTCTCGATCGCGCCGCGCGCGTCGCGCTCAGCCCCGGGGTGGAATGGACCGAAGCGGCCATGGGCACCAACGCGATCGGCACCGCGCTGCAACTGGGCGAGGTGGTGACGGTGCAGGGCGACGAGCACTTCTTCACGCGCAACCGGGTGCTCACCTGCGTTGCCACGCCCATCCTCGCCCCCACCGGCGGCATCGCCGGCATCCTCGACATCTCCACCGACGCGCGCGCCGACCTGTCGCACGCCGACGCCCTGCTGCGCACCACCGCGGAACTGATCGAGCACAGGCTGGTGGAGTCACTGGACGACGGCTTCCTGACGCTGCGCTTCCATTCCCGCCAGGACCTGATCGGCACGCCCTTCGAGGGCCTCGCGGTGTTCGACGAAAGCGGCCGGCTGCTGGCCTGCAACCGTGCGGCCCGATCGCAGCTGAGGCTGTACCGCGAGTTTCCCGACACCAGCTTCGCGGAGTGCTTCGCCACCGACTGGCGCCGCCTGATCGACTGGGCGGCACTCGGCCACGCCACGCCCTTCCCGCTTCGCACCGCGGTTGCGGGCACCTGCGTGGCGCGCGCAACCCTGCGGGGACAACGCAGGCATTCGCCCGCCGCCGAAACGCCCGCGCCGCCCCGATCCACCGTGGTGGACGCCATCAACCTCGGTGACGAACGCGTGGCAACGGCGCTCGCCACCCTCGCCACGTGGGCGCAGGAAAGCGGTCCCTTGTTGATCGCCGGCGAAACCGGCACCGGCAAACGCCATCTGGTCCATGCCTTCCACCACGACCACGCCGAGCAACGGCCGCTGGTGACGCTGGACTGCGCGGCGGTCGCCGCCGGCCCCCAACTGCGGGCGGAAACCGAGCATGCACTGCGTCAGGCCGAAAGCGGCATCCTGTACCTGATCGACAGCGAAGCGCTGCCTTATGCGGAGCAGGTTTTCCTGTTCCGCGCGGCCTCTTCAAGCACGCGGATCATCGCCGCCACGCGTGTCCCGCTGGTGCAGCTCCACGAGCAGCAACGCATCCCCTTCGGCACCTTCGACGCATGCGGCGGCCGCCGGATCGAACTCCCGCCCCTGCGCGAACGCAGCGACTTCGATGCGCTGGTCCGCCGCTTCGTGCGCGACGCCTGCCCGGACCGGCCGGTGTACGTCTGCCCGGATGCGCTCGCCCTGCTGCGCCGTCATCGCTGGCCCGGCAACCTGAGCGAACTGAACAACCGCCTGCGCCTCATCCTCGCGCTGATGGGGGACGACGCTGGGCAGCTGTGCCCCGAGGACATTCCCGAAGAACTGCTGGAGCCGGTGGCGGGCTGAGCAGCCGCCGTACAACGGACGCCCCGCTGCGCGGCGCGCCGTCAGCCCGGCTTGAGGCGGCCCGCGCTTAGCCGGCGCGGTCCGAACGGGACGGCGTGCCCAACGTCACCAGTACCGCCGAACCGGCCGGCACAGCCTGCTCCGCAAGCTCCTTCCGCGCGAGACGGATCACCGCCAGTCCGGAAGACAGCGCCAGCGCCGCCATGACCCCGGCCACCACGATGTCCGGCCATCCCTGTCCGGTGCCGAAGACACCCGCCGCGGCGAGAATGACAGCAACATTGCCGATCGCATCATTGCGGCTGCACAGCCACACCGAACGCATATTGGCGTCGCCTTCGCGAAAGGCGTAGAGCATCAACGCGACCCCCGCGTTGGCCACCAGCGCAAGCAGCGCCACCGCGCCCATGGTCATCGCCTCCGGGGGCACGCCGCCGAACGCCGCCCACACCGACTTGCCCAGCACGAACACGCCGTAGCCGGCCATCGAAAACCCTTTGACCAGCGCCGCACGCGACCGCCACGCCAGCCCCAGCGACAGCACCGCCAGCGAGATGCCGTAGTTGGCCGCGTCGCCGGCAAAATCCACCGCATCCGCCAGCAGCGACACCGAACCGGCGTGCAGCCCGGCGACCAGTTCTATCCCGAACATCAGCGCGTTGATCACCAGGGCCACCCACAGCGCGCGCCGAAAACGCGGGCTCACCGAGGTCTGCGGCGCGCAACTCGAACCGCAACTACAACCGGGCATCGTCTTTCTCCAGCAAGGCTTTTCGCCAATCTTACACAGCCGACCTCCCAGCCGGAATCGACGCCTGCCGCGGGCGCTACGCGCCCTTCCGCCATCATCGTGGGGGGGCCGGAGCGACACCGTATGCGGCGGCTGCTCCACGTCACCTTTAAATGACAAATGCAAAATCCGTAATGCATAATCCGGCCTTCGTGAAGCCCGCCCCGGCGGTTCGAACCGCCCCCTACCATGGACATGACGCCACCGCGCGAGATCGGCCGCAGCAGCGCGCCGCTGCTCCCCAACCGCTTCCGCGACCACCCCGTCTGGGTGCGCCGCGGGCAGCCGGGCGTCATCATCCTGGTCCACGGCGTCAACGACGTCGGCACCACCTACCACGCCTTCGACAACGGCTTGTGCGCAGGTCTCAACGAGCGGTTGTCTCGCGCCGACCTCTACCCCAACGACTACACCCTGCCGGTGAACGACGAGCCGGTCGTGCCCGACCCCGA
Above is a window of Azoarcus olearius DNA encoding:
- a CDS encoding cation transporter, which gives rise to MSPRFRRALWVALVINALMFGIELVAGLHAGSVSLLADAVDFAGDAANYGISLAVLSLGLAWRSRAALVKGFSMAGYGVFVLGKSVWAAFGGVPPEAMTMGAVALLALVANAGVALMLYAFREGDANMRSVWLCSRNDAIGNVAVILAAAGVFGTGQGWPDIVVAGVMAALALSSGLAVIRLARKELAEQAVPAGSAVLVTLGTPSRSDRAG